A window from Thermosipho africanus Ob7 encodes these proteins:
- a CDS encoding HAD family hydrolase has product MYIFVDYDGTLVKNSEEKFMKTYFSILSRKVKLPIEKIFNLVMDSIYEITKIEDPSKNLFERFLESISKKTGKSKDYWYNIFLDFYKNEFDELRKIIKVNKKLTNFIKNSNYKFIFASNPLFPEIAVKKRIDFANLSPENFFYIATMENSHYAKPNPKFFAEILKKISVAADKCLMIGDTENDKASEKVGIKFINVNNFKPELIKIYFEKYFS; this is encoded by the coding sequence ATGTATATCTTTGTAGATTATGATGGAACATTAGTTAAAAACAGTGAAGAAAAATTTATGAAAACATACTTTTCTATCCTTTCAAGAAAAGTAAAATTACCTATTGAAAAAATTTTTAATCTAGTAATGGACAGCATTTACGAAATTACAAAAATTGAAGATCCTTCCAAAAATCTTTTTGAAAGATTTTTGGAATCAATTTCTAAAAAAACTGGAAAAAGTAAAGATTATTGGTATAATATTTTTCTTGACTTTTACAAAAATGAATTCGATGAATTAAGAAAGATTATAAAAGTCAACAAAAAACTAACAAATTTTATTAAAAACTCCAACTATAAATTCATATTTGCATCAAATCCATTATTTCCTGAAATTGCTGTAAAAAAAAGAATAGATTTTGCAAATTTATCCCCCGAAAACTTTTTCTACATTGCTACAATGGAAAATTCACATTATGCAAAACCAAATCCAAAATTTTTTGCTGAGATTTTAAAAAAAATTAGTGTTGCTGCTGATAAATGTTTAATGATAGGAGATACTGAAAATGATAAAGCCTCTGAAAAAGTTGGTATTAAATTTATAAATGTGAATAATTTTAAACCAGAACTAA